The Humulus lupulus chromosome 7, drHumLupu1.1, whole genome shotgun sequence region GGGAACTGTATAATCTTCTAAATAAAGAAGCATTTATGAAAACAGAAGGAACTGAGAAGGGACTTAAACCAACCTTGAGAAGTTGCTCTTGCAGTTCCAGTAGAAGCAAACGTGAAGGCATGAGGGGCTCTTGTTACGCATGAATATGGGCACCCTGCATATAATTCAAAGAAAGGATAACTAAGGGAAGGATACACTTCTTTTAAATCGATAAACCAAGTTCAAATCTGATGAACCATGTTGTTAAATTTGATAAACTAAGTTGTACATGTAATAAAACAATGCTAATAAACTGATAAACAATGCCATTAAATTTACTCTAGAGTAGGGTATTTCCCTAAGAGCTCCTTTAGAGAATTGTATGAACACATTAGCGAAAACAAGACTGGAATTATGGAGCGGAAAGAAAATATGAATATTTAGAAACCTTTTCCACCCACCACTAgcaaaattttctattttataCAAAATGTTAAACTTGAATAGAACAAAATAATCAATCATCTACCTTTTCCAACACAAAGAGCCTCATTCACGAAGAGATCCAATGCTTCACATTCAGGCTTCTCAAAAGGATCCAAACATTCACttcaaacaaacataaaattTTTACAACTTTAACAGCATTGGTTTGGTGATACACTAATAAAAGTAAGATAAAACAGTACAGCCAGTGCCACCCACTTCAAAATTTTACCTTTCAATAATCTCCAATCGGCTGCAATTGGATAACATCTGCATAATAACATGACCATGTTACTATTTAGCTCAATCACAACCATAGCATTCGAGTATATTTATACATTATATAATATTGGTATTATTACCTCATAAGCCTGAATAACGCGTCGAATCATTGCATCAGAATATTCCCCAGTTCTATTCACATCCGGATGGAACTGCTTCacctttacatatatatataatatatatagatatatatatattcgagTTGAGCAAATAAATTACAAAAGATAAATGGTtttatataacaaaaaaaaaggaaagtagTTTACTTTGTGGCGAAAAGCTGCTTTGAGTTGAGAAGGTGAACAGGTGGGCTGGAGGCCAAGAAGAGCGTAAGCGGAAGCAGTGGACGAGAGAGGAGCATCATCATCATCGTTTTCGTTTCCATTAACTCTACATTTGATACTAAAACTCAACTTGTTGCGACCTTTATTTGtatttaataatgataataagGGTTTTCTAAATGGAACAATACCGGTACCAGATAATGTTTCCATTCCTAATCCTAAAATAATCATTCTTTTCTACTGCCTcctttatttatattttctttaGATGGTGGGACCACTAACCATAAatgccacatatatatatatatatatagagcatAGCATTGCTGTTACACACCCATATATTAATTGGAGCTCAATTTGATACTCATTGGTTCAACTTAACAGAGTGTCCTATATATTATAATGCTAAAATATGACTATTGATGCATAAAAATAGCTCGTATAACAAATAATAACAagctaaaataatattatatttttattttagtattCTCATTGATTCCCAAAAGGCCCCTATTATAAatgggaaatttgataaatcatgcttacattagcttaataattaaaatttgaaccaaagttaaccaccatatgatacaaatgctcatctttcatttaataccaaaaatacccatctcataacaaaatcccatacctttcctctctaaaatcttgcaagaaagatacacatgggtaagtgattttctttgattcttgttgttgttggttatttttatgatttagaatgctgttt contains the following coding sequences:
- the LOC133790919 gene encoding uncharacterized protein LOC133790919, which gives rise to METLSGTGIVPFRKPLLSLLNTNKGRNKLSFSIKCRVNGNENDDDDAPLSSTASAYALLGLQPTCSPSQLKAAFRHKVKQFHPDVNRTGEYSDAMIRRVIQAYEMLSNCSRLEIIESECLDPFEKPECEALDLFVNEALCVGKGCPYSCVTRAPHAFTFASTGTARATSQGHGEDYQVQLAVGQCPRSCIHYVTPSQRIILEELLDSILNMPYNSAAEADLLYGLIVKAKYENNRYQKPKKQPKVSTENVDWF